The following proteins come from a genomic window of Eleginops maclovinus isolate JMC-PN-2008 ecotype Puerto Natales chromosome 8, JC_Emac_rtc_rv5, whole genome shotgun sequence:
- the ppp1r26 gene encoding protein phosphatase 1 regulatory subunit 26, protein MYLMNVPPVAVRQTEWRTCGPPGGYSLPVCFNDSDPELSTRGTPISDKVQMIIESLRSTQSSLEMGDEIEGNVPPGQEVHPQVCKVAMGSYVGAKSKTKSPTQNQQADVSSPINHESSDSDSDSSVDRGIEEAILEYLKEKDDHKRKAEPCFTFLESSKIPRKSPPFPEVSKQNSDTNTFLIASSQFPKSVKTETPTSPAVIPIKKYIKSKISLDDNTINTFDFNKSSTTQSLVTPQEPMKIPSKTINLFNKAMCPVTVKVEEDSNDSSSDDGIEEAIQRYQLEKKEQQDKPETFSPHVFKEESDSTSDDGIEEAIRCYQLEQLKEKSVLKPFLHKPKHFTKSLLHAVGSTSTEKIKKKRLRKKKTLAEKEVKSVQPPSSSFFLPKNTLSESSKGKGNELLLFKVEGFNEQTTSSPSKINTTAELMCAEAILDISKTVMPEAFHHSVGHSSCTPTESSVQSSPPGNCQDEESDGSSIDSEDGIEQEIKKFLEQKAQMLKQSPTAKTQEPQSINEPEKAKEEQVATPKKPLKLSLTQRRKQKEENLSISNPPRTGNDVKDTALKASPEHGKESSPLLFSQSSQTHLISRRNKTEHSGDKSSSLDSDEDLDTAIKDLLKTKKKSKKKRDLKRKRMTLKDGEAVLGNTLVAKKFKTDPISMNILKKVEKRKGLSKKSISQPKHTNKSQNVHEGELAAGVKATFVPYNTQTAIETKEDSSSVDSDDSIELEIRRFLAEKAKVSTTEKSKDEDVSRNGTTAVCAPLQNKDIKQENQQAEIPIKSPGLSPLRSQPLPTAQGLLPDISAVGAQSRLSCSPAVLEPADGAGAAGTVQRRLTFGKVDVHNVTPQIEKVWPVSSPNIAHSRSEANKWRQSFGLPITDSRMPNRTPFQITSSKISETSSATSAYQSEGPKSQTPGTVWSKNARTSRAPLPCSTETNVNTTFRSPGLSLLSSARQHPRVSFTQRSQFPIEGETESMVHISKDKSVFVELESNRTNHVQVRNRERSEGNKKVDLPGEMKRESEGMEIDDKEEHLERREKDFIDEADCESGNRRNPGKKQGYSASSLSSAIDPGITFRPCIALTTEERRKMFRRYLTQNCKKGVPSHSHATVYRKAVECVKRKLQFIPVDRESEASSHHSVTK, encoded by the exons ATGTACTTGATGAATGTCCCTCCTGTCGCAGTGAGGCAAACAGAATGGAGAACATGTGGCCCACCTGGAGGCTATAGCCTTCCAGTCTGCTTCAATGACTCTGACCCAGAGTTGTCCACCAGAGGCACACCTATCTCAGATAAGGTCCAGATGATCATAGAGAGCCTTAGGAGCACCCAGTCCTCACTCGAGATGGGTGATGAGATCGAAGGAAACGTGCCACCAGGACAGGAAGTTCATCCTCAAGTCTGCAAGGTTGCGATGGGTTCTTATGTGGGGGCTAAGTCCAAAACTAAAAGTCCTACTCAGAACCAACAGGCAGATGTTTCCTCCCCAATCAACCATGAGAGCAGTGACTCTGACAGCGATAGTTCTGTGGACAGAGGAATTGAGGAGGCAATACTGGAATATTTGAAGGAAAAGGATGATCACAAACGCAAGGCGGAGCCATGCTTCACCTTCCTCGAATCCTCCAAAATTCCCAGGAAAAGCCCACCTTTTCCCGAGGTTTCCAAACAGAACTCTGACaccaacacatttttgattGCCAGCAGCCAGTTCCCAAAAAGTGTAAAAACTGAGACTCCCACATCACCAGCTGTTATACCTATAAAAAAGTATATCAAAAGCAAAATCTCCCTAGATGACAACACCATTAATACATTTGACTTCAATAAAAGTTCAACTACCCAAAGTTTAGTCACGCCCCAAGAACCGATGAAGATCCCCTCAAAAACAATCAACCTCTTCAACAAAGCAATGTGCCCGGTCACAGTTAAAGTGGAGGAAGACTCAAATGATTCCAGTAGTGATGATGGCATCGAGGAAGCCATTCAAAGATACCAATTGGAGAAAAAGGAGCAGCAGGACAAACCAGAAACCTTCAGTCCACATGTATTTAAAGAAGAGTCTGACTCAACTAGCGATGATGGGATCGAAGAAGCTATTCGCTGCTACCAGCTTGAGCAACTCAAAGAGAAGAGTGTCCTCAAACCATTCTTGCACAAACCAAAACACTTTACGAAGTCCTTACTGCATGCTGTTGGAAGTACGAgcactgaaaaaataaagaaaaaaagactgaGAAAGAAGAAGACCTTAGCAGAGAAAGAAGTCAAATCTGTTCAACctccttcttcatcttttttccTACCCAAGAATACACTTTCCGAGAGCTCAAAGGGTAAAGGAAATGAATTGCTTTTGTTTAAAGTTGAAGGTTTTAATGAGCAAACTACTTCATCCCCTTCAAAAATTAATACTACTGCAGAGCTCATGTGTGCTGAGGCCATACTGGACATTTCAAAAACTGTCATGCCTGAGGCCTTCCATCATAGTGTTGGCCATAGCAGTTGCACCCCCACTGAATCTTCCGTGCAATCATCCCCTCCTGGCAACTGCCAGGATGAAGAAAGTGATGGCAGCTCCATTGATAGTGAAGATGGGATAGAGCAAGAAATCAAGAAATTTCTTGAGCAGAAGGCCCAAATGCTCAAACAATCGCCAACTGCTAAGACTCAAGAGCCTCAAAGTATAAATGAACCAGAGAAAGCGAAAGAAGAACAAGTTGCAACTCCAAAGAAACCCCTAAAATTGTCTTTGACtcagagaagaaaacaaaaagaggagaaCTTAAGCATTTCCAACCCTCCAAGGACAGGTAACGATGTAAAAGACACAGCCCTTAAAGCTTCACCCGAGCATGGAAAAGAATCCAGCCCATTATTATTTTCCCAGAGTAGTCAAACACACCTCATATCTCGACGTAACAAGACGGAGCACAGTGGAGACAAAAGCAGCTCGCTTGACAGTGATGAAGACCTAGACACAGCTATAAAAGACCTGCTCAAGACAAAAAAGAAGTCAAAGAAAAAGCGAGATCTTAAGAGGAAAAGGATGACCCTAAAGGATGGAGAAGCAGTGCTGGGAAATACTTTAGTGGCCAAAAAGTTCAAAACGGATCCTATTtcaatgaacattttgaaaaaagtagaaaagagaaaaggattaagtaaaaaaagcatttcacaaCCCAAACATAccaataaaagtcaaaatgtgcATGAAGGGGAATTGGCAGCTGGTGTTAAAGCTACCTTTGTGCCGTACAATACTCAGACTGCCATCGAGACGAAGGAGGACAGCAGTTCAGTGGACAGTGACGATAGCATCGAGCTAGAGATCAGAAGATTTCTGGCTGAAAAGGCCAAAGTATCCACCACAGAGAAAAGTAAAGATGAAGATGTTTCAAGAAACGGTACTACGGCTGTGTGTGCTCcacttcaaaataaagacattaaacaGGAAAATCAGCAGGCTGAAATTCCAATAAAAAGTCCAGGACTATCTCCTTTGAGGAGTCAGCCTCTTCCCACAGCACAGGGTTTGCTGCCAGACATCTCTGCTGTGGGCGCACAATCGCGTCTCTCCTGCAGCCCCGCTGTTTTGGAGCCAGCAGACGGGGCGGGGGCTGCTGGAACTGTGCAAAGGAGGCTTACCTTTGGAAAAGTGGACGTCCACAATGTCACCCCACAGATTGAGAAGGTTTGGCCTGTTTCAAGTCCTAACATTGCTCATTCTCGCTCTGAGGCAAACAAGTGGCGCCAGAGCTTCGGACTTCCCATTACTGACTCGAGGATGCCTAATCGAACTCCATTCCAGATCACTTCGTCTAAAATCAGCGAGACTTCATCAGCAACTTCCGCTTATCAAAGCGAGGGGCCCAAATCACAGACTCCAGGCACTGTTTGGTCCAAGAATGCAAGGACCAGCAGAGCTCCTTTGCCCTGCTCCACAGAGACAAATGTAAATACCACGTTCAGATCTCCTGGTTTGAGTCTTTTGTCGTCTGCCAGGCAGCATCCAAGAGTGTCCTTTACACAGAGGTCTCAGTTCCCTAtagaaggagagacagagagtatGGTGCACATATCTAAAGACAAGAGTGTGTTTGTTGAACTGGAGTCTAATAGGACCAACCATGTCCAGGTTCGAAACAGGGAAAGAAGCGAGGGAAATAAGAAAGTGGACTTGCCAGGCGAGATGAAGAGGGAAAGCGAGGGTATGGAGATAGACGATAAAGAAGAACAtctagagaggagagagaaagacttTATAGACGAGGCAGATTGTGAGTCAGGCAACAGGAGAAATCCAGGGAAGAAGCAGGGCTATTCCGCATC GTCTTTGTCCAGTGCTATTGATCCTGGAATCACCTTCAGACCTTGCATAGCTCTAACCACAGAGGAAAGAAGGAAGATGTTCCGGAGGTACCTTACACAAAATTGCAAGAAG GGGGTTCCTTCTCACAGCCATGCTACTGTGTACAGGAAGGCAGTGGAATGTGTCAAGAGAAAGCTTCAGTTCATTCCTGTCGACAG GGAAAGTGAAGCATCCAGCCACCACAGcgtaacaaaataa
- the mrps2 gene encoding 28S ribosomal protein S2, mitochondrial produces the protein MAARALTKGLWGLRQSRAITVGYPAAGHFYSTEAAVKSPTLQCMMFQVINDCLTIRSERIMTLPLEKPDFFRVSELFSVKSLFEARVHLGHKKGCRHRLMEPYLYGCRLEQDIIDLDQTVEHLQLALNFTAHVAYRGGVILFVSRQRQFSQLVENTAKGCGEYAHTRYWQGGLLTNAPIQYGPGVRLPDLIVFLSTLNNVFQQHVGIRDAAKMNIPTIGVVDSNCNPSLLTYPVPGNDDTPIAMELYCHLFKMIINRAKDKRKHMELLPSAAPPHASELLKTSN, from the exons ATGGCTGCCCGGGCACTTACGAAAG GGCTTTGGGGGCTACGACAGTCCAGAGCTATTACAGTCGGATACCCCGCTGCTGGACATTTCTATAGCACTGAAGCAGCTGTCAAATCACCTACACTACAATGTATGATGTTTCAGGTAATCAACGACTGCTTAACCATCAGGTCcg AAAGGATAATGACCCTGCCACTCGAGAAGCCCGACTTCTTTCGTGTGTCAGAGCTCTTCTCTGTCAAATCCCTTTTCGAGGCCAGGGTGCATCTTGGTCATAAAAAAGGCTGCAGACACAG GCTCATGGAGCCATACCTATATGGCTGCCGATTGGAACAAGATATAATTGATCTGGACCAGACAGTGGAGCACCTTCAGCTTGCTCTGAACTTCACTGCACATGTAGCGTATCGGGGGGGCGTCATTCTGTTTGTCAGCCGCCAGCGTCAGTTCAGCCAGCTGGTGGAGAACACTGCCAAGGGATGTGGGGAGTACGCTCACACCCGGTACTGGCAGGGTGGCCTCCTCACCAACGCCCCCATCCAGTATGGCCCCGGCGTCCGCCTACCAGACCTCATCGTCTTCCTTTCCACTCTCAACAATGTATTTCAACAGCACGTGGGAATCAGAGATGCAGCAAAAATGAACATTCCTACAATTGGAGTGGTTGACTCAAATTGCAACCCCAGCCTGTTGACGTACCCCGTGCCCGGCAATGATGACACTCCTATTGCCATGGAGTTGTACTGTCACTTATTCAAGATGATTATAAATCGTGCTAAGGACAAAAGGAAACACATGGAGCTCCTGCCGTCTGCTGCGCCTCCTCATGCCTCTGAATTATTGAAAACATCTAACTAG